CGGGAAGCAATATATTCAAAAAGTTTGGTGGTTAGCATTCCTTCCTTACCCTCATAAGCATTGATCAGCAAAACCAATAGTTCAGCATTCACCAATTCCTGTAATGCTTGCCGATGAGGTAAAAAAGGAATTTTTACTATGGGTATATTTGTTTTCGGAAAGTCCCTTGTCCCGATTAAAGAAAATTCGATTTTAGGCAAATTTAAATTGCTGAGAGCATTTAGCAAAGGGGTTGCATCTTGTCCGGCAGTTATCTGACCCACATATTTTATTCTGAATTTGTCTGTTCGTGCATAATGCAAGTCCTTAAAATCCTCCGGGTCAAATCCGTTATAAAGAATTACTTTTTTGCCTTCGGGAAGGGATTCTGCAATTCCTTTACTGATGATATAATTACAATCGGCTGTCTGGATAATTTTCTTTTCCAAATACTTATGCAAAGCCATAGTCAAACGGGAAGGTGGATTTAATTTCAGATAATATATTTCCGACATCGGATCGCGGAAATCTGTTCGCCACTGTATTCCATAGCGTTTTTTTAATCTCAATCCCACCAAATGCGTAGAATGGGGTGGACCAGTAGTAATGACAAAATCAATTTTATTTTGTTGTAAGACATTCAGCGCAGTTTTATAAGCCGAGGGATTCCAACCAATGCGTAAATCGGGAACGATTAAATTTAAGCGTAACCAATATAATAACTTTTTCAAGGGTTTGTCATTTTTTTTATTTTGCAGCGAACCATAGGGCAATTCTTTTTGTCCCAAAATGCGCCAAAATTTACCAAAACGGATTGGTTTACTGCGATACACTTTAACCGAAGCAGGAATTTGAGAAAGCAAACTTTCATCCAGATAAGGATAATCACCTGCCAAAGTTGTTACAACATAAATCTTTACTCCCTGTTTATCCAAAGCTTTGATCAAGCGAATCCATCTTTGCACGGCAGCACCTCCACAGGGAGGAAAATAATAAGTGAGAAGCAATATGTTCATTATTGAATCAATAGTTCAGCCAGAGCTTTCCAAGAATACCGTTTGGTAAAATCTGCTATGGCTTTGCTCATATCAGGTTTCTGTTTTAAATGGATAATTATTTTTTCCGCTAAAGCTTCAGGATTAGCAGGAGGAACCAAATAACCGGTTTCGTTATCTATAACATATTCTCCCAAACCACCAATATCACTTGCCAAAACAGGAACGCCAAAACCATAGGAAGTGGCTATAACTCCGCTTTGGGAAGCACTTTTATAAGGTAAAATACACAAACAGGATGCGGAAAAGAAACGGGCAATTTCAGGATCGCCAATATAGTGAAAATGGGTTTCCACATTTTTCTCTATACCCAATTCTTGAATCTGTCTTGTATAGATATTACTATTGCCATAGACCTCACCAGCGATGATTAATTTAGCATCGGGAACCACTTTAATGACTGTCGGCATTGCTTTCAGCAAAACATCCAGTCCTTTATAGGGCTTTATCAAACCAAAAAAAAGCAAAGTATTGGTTTTGTTGGATATATCATTTATGTTTGTCTTGTAATCATAACAGGGATGAAACCCCAAGACCCCTTTTTTAGAGATAAATAAAGGTAATTTTGCCTGAAGTTCATCAAGGGTTGCTTTACTTAAAGTAACTATTTTCGTAGCTGGTTTAAATACATATTGCAGTAGTTGTTTTTCTCCCGGCCATTTTTCGTGAGCTGAAACATTATGTGCCAAAATAATTATGTTTGGATCAGCTAAACGCTTCAAAATATATCCGTAAGCAGGTGCAAAGTAAGGCAAAAACCAAGAAACGATTATAACATCAGGGTTATATTTTTTCAGTGCGTTGATTGTAAGTTTCCAGCTTTTAAAAGACCAAGGGATAAGAAGGCGCAAATTTTCAAATTCATTTTCGGGAAAAGTCCGATCCAATTGCCCTTTTCCAGGGAAAAGCAAAGCAGGATATTGTTTGTAAAAATTATAGAATTGAACATTATGTCCCAATTCCAGAAATGCTTTTGCCAGAGCATAAGCAAAACGAGAAATTCCACCTCTAAAAGGAGGAGCGGGGCCTAATATGGCAATTTTCATAACAAGCTTTGGATAAAGAAGCGCCTTACTATATCTACATCATGATATTTACCGAAAAGAGCCATTAATTTCAAGCGAACTTTTACTCCTTTCATATCGCTGGCAAGAATACAGCCAATGGATTCCAAATGTTTTCCTCCTCCATCATAACCATATTCTGGCAAGACCCTTCCCGTATAGGTTCTGGAAGTTATCACAACTAAAATTTTTTGGGCAAGGACTTCTTCAATGACAGGTATCAAACTTTTGGGCAGATTACCGCGTCCAAATGCCTCAATCACAATTGCTTTAACTTCATTTTGCATACAGCATTTTATAAATTTATCATCCATACCGGCTACTGCTTTAATCAGTTCCACTCTTGTATCCAATTGATCTGTCCACACATTTTCACGATAGAGAGAAGCTCTATGATACACAATTTTATCGGGATCTACAATGCCGATTGGGCCATAACCGGGGGAAATAAAAGAATCAATTTTACCTGTATCGGATTTTACCACATCGCGCGCCGTATGAATTTCATCATTCATAACCACCAGAACACCTTTATCCATTGAGTCAGGATGACAGGCAACTCTCACACTTCCAATTATATTGCGGGGACCATCCAAGCCAATTTCATTTCCGGAACGCATGGCTGCAGTAAAAATTACCGGTTTGCGAGTAGTTAAAACCAGGTCGGATAAAAAAGCGGTTTCTTCCAAAGTATCCGTTCCGTGGGTGACAACCACTCCATCATAATCGATTATTTTCAGGTCTATCATTTTTGCCAGTTCAAACATCATTTCCGGAGTCATATAGGGGCTGGGAATATTTAAATAGTCCATTACATCAACATTGGCAACACTATTGAGCTGAGGAAATTGCCGTAAAAAATCGCCAAATTCGTTTCCGGGAATTACTCCATCCGGATCTGAAACCTTCATTGAGATGGTTCCGCCGGTTAATATGATAAGAATGTTCTTTTTCATAATATCTCTTTTACTTCTTATTTACGATAGGGAATAGGGTCTATGGCACCAGCTTCTTGAAATGCTTTTTTACGCAAAAGGCAACTTTCACAAACACCACAGGCAATTTCATTGTCACTATAACAGCTCCAAGATAAATGAAAAGGTGCATTAAGTTTTATGCCTGCCTGCACTATTTCCGCTTTGCTTTTATGTAAAACAGGAGTTATTATCTTAATTGGTATTGCACCTTTGGTTCCGGTCTGAATAACTTTTTCAAAGGACTCAAAAAATAGTTCTCTACAATCAGGGTAACCGGAACTATCTTCTTCCACGGCACCAATATAAATTTTCGTTGCCTTTATTACTTCTGCCCAGGCAACAGCTGAACAAAGAAAGGTGGCATTACGAAAAGGGACATAA
The nucleotide sequence above comes from Candidatus Cloacimonas sp.. Encoded proteins:
- a CDS encoding glycosyl transferase — translated: MNILLLTYYFPPCGGAAVQRWIRLIKALDKQGVKIYVVTTLAGDYPYLDESLLSQIPASVKVYRSKPIRFGKFWRILGQKELPYGSLQNKKNDKPLKKLLYWLRLNLIVPDLRIGWNPSAYKTALNVLQQNKIDFVITTGPPHSTHLVGLRLKKRYGIQWRTDFRDPMSEIYYLKLNPPSRLTMALHKYLEKKIIQTADCNYIISKGIAESLPEGKKVILYNGFDPEDFKDLHYARTDKFRIKYVGQITAGQDATPLLNALSNLNLPKIEFSLIGTRDFPKTNIPIVKIPFLPHRQALQELVNAELLVLLINAYEGKEGMLTTKLFEYIASR
- a CDS encoding glycosyltransferase family 4 protein, with amino-acid sequence MKIAILGPAPPFRGGISRFAYALAKAFLELGHNVQFYNFYKQYPALLFPGKGQLDRTFPENEFENLRLLIPWSFKSWKLTINALKKYNPDVIIVSWFLPYFAPAYGYILKRLADPNIIILAHNVSAHEKWPGEKQLLQYVFKPATKIVTLSKATLDELQAKLPLFISKKGVLGFHPCYDYKTNINDISNKTNTLLFFGLIKPYKGLDVLLKAMPTVIKVVPDAKLIIAGEVYGNSNIYTRQIQELGIEKNVETHFHYIGDPEIARFFSASCLCILPYKSASQSGVIATSYGFGVPVLASDIGGLGEYVIDNETGYLVPPANPEALAEKIIIHLKQKPDMSKAIADFTKRYSWKALAELLIQ
- a CDS encoding asparaginase, encoding MKKNILIILTGGTISMKVSDPDGVIPGNEFGDFLRQFPQLNSVANVDVMDYLNIPSPYMTPEMMFELAKMIDLKIIDYDGVVVTHGTDTLEETAFLSDLVLTTRKPVIFTAAMRSGNEIGLDGPRNIIGSVRVACHPDSMDKGVLVVMNDEIHTARDVVKSDTGKIDSFISPGYGPIGIVDPDKIVYHRASLYRENVWTDQLDTRVELIKAVAGMDDKFIKCCMQNEVKAIVIEAFGRGNLPKSLIPVIEEVLAQKILVVITSRTYTGRVLPEYGYDGGGKHLESIGCILASDMKGVKVRLKLMALFGKYHDVDIVRRFFIQSLL
- the queC gene encoding 7-cyano-7-deazaguanine synthase QueC, yielding MQSAIVLVSGGMDSLVTAAYAAAENEEVYFLHFNYGQLTEKKELACYNELAKFYQPVQAKVIDYHWLSEIGGSALTDSKIPLPKGKISAENIPVTYVPFRNATFLCSAVAWAEVIKATKIYIGAVEEDSSGYPDCRELFFESFEKVIQTGTKGAIPIKIITPVLHKSKAEIVQAGIKLNAPFHLSWSCYSDNEIACGVCESCLLRKKAFQEAGAIDPIPYRK